Proteins from one Mugil cephalus isolate CIBA_MC_2020 chromosome 15, CIBA_Mcephalus_1.1, whole genome shotgun sequence genomic window:
- the LOC125020726 gene encoding protocadherin-10-like codes for MGTQGEKKMLRGKWHVVYRFALFTCFLDAVWAQIRYSIPEELEHGAFVGNIAEDLGLDLDKLSARRFRIVSGAKKQYVEVNLENGVLFVNERIDREELCEQSLSCSFHLQVVIENPLELYRVEMEILDVNDNSPSFPWTEFNLDISESAAPGSRFPLESAQDLDVGANSLRTYLLSVNEHFFLDIQTRSDGSKFAELVLQTPLDREQQSTHQMVLTAVDGGAPERSGTAQIDITVLDANDNAPVFDQSFYRVRLSENAPKGTVVIKLNASDLDEGPNADITYSFSGHAPIKVRQLFSVDPHTGEIKVKGVIDYEKARMHEIYVQAKDKGPSAVAVHCKVLVNVLDKNDNLPEVILTSVSTPVQEDAPPGTVIAVISVMDKDSGENGNVDCEIPHHVPFQLHSSFKNYYTLVTCDFLDREAVAEYNITLTARDMGSPPLFTRKTILVEVSDVNDNAPHFKQPSYTVYLTENNAPGASICSVTALDPDSGQNAYLSYSILEGDIQGMPVSTYVSINSDNGNIYALRSFDHEQLKNFQIMVQAQDAGFPPLNSNVSVNIFILDQNDNAPVIVSPVSHNGTAPSEAVPRSVDAGYLVTKINAVDPDAGQNSRLFYQLLQATDPSLFSIALYTGEIRTIRQLVEKDATRHRLVILVKDNGQPPLSATVSIILSVVDSLPDSQPDLGDLSLSPHHSSNFTLYLIVSLGAVSFTFLVAIIVLVAVRRLKGRASNKESNFPAVSRCCCCCSRSEISTTTEVFKKSNLNLRMSTGASGCAEANGNSALPQVYCYKMCLTPESSKSDFMFLKPCSPVMSVQQNNAKSTDYLTSGWSALDRNELSNNRAATPNEIKYSNKDWTWTKNQHNSAYKRYSSANMEGTLSRPQKYDSDGFSCSVAPQYWTWGNHMKDCKLSLQEAAVPNYSWTPKYTQPHSEAPDYQHNVYIPGTTSGYSTLKPAPRGELDMYNTFSTFGKKKRFISNYEQSFDDGIISNSIFK; via the exons ATGGGCACAcaaggagagaagaaaatgcTGCGTGGGAAATGGCATGTGGTGTACCGTTTTGCGCTGTTCACTTGTTTCTTGGACGCAGTCTGGGCACAGATACGCTACTCAATCCCAGAGGAACTGGAGCATGGAGCTTTTGTTGGCAACATTGCAGAGGACCTGGGCTTGGACTTGGACAAGCTCTCTGCGCGCAGATTCCGGATAGTCTCGGGTGCCAAGAAGCAATATGTTGAGGTAAATTTAGAGAATGGAGTTTTATTTGTCAATGAGAGGATTGACCGGGAAGAACTGTGCGAGCAGAGTTTGTCCTGTTCGTTTCACTTGCAAGTGGTCATAGAAAACCCACTGGAGCTATACAGGGTAGAGATGGAAATTTTAGACGTGAATGACAACTCCCCTAGTTTCCCGTGGACCGAGTTTAATCTGGACATATCGGAGTCCGCTGCGCCAGGATCCCGTTTTCCACTTGAGAGCGCACAGGACTTGGACGTCGGTGCCAACTCGCTCCGCACCTATTTGCTGAGTGTAAATGAGCATTTCTTTCTGGACATACAGACGCGCAGCGATGGCAGTAAATTTGCAGAACTGGTCCTCCAAACCCCGctggacagagagcagcagagtaCACATCAGATGGTGTTAACGGCGGTAGATGGAGGCGCGCCGGAGAGATCAGGCACTGCGCAAATTGATATCACTGTTTTGGATGCAAATGATAACGCGCCCGTGTTTGATCAGTCGTTTTACAGAGTGAGGCTTTCTGAAAACGCACCAAAGGGCACGGTTGTCATCAAACTCAACGCGTCCGATTTAGATGAGGGTCCCAATGCTGATATCACATACTCATTCAGTGGCCACGCTCCCATCAAAGTGCGCCAGCTTTTCAGCGTGGACCCGCACACGGGAGAAATCAAAGTCAAAGGGGTGATAGATTACGAAAAAGCCAGGATGCATGAAATTTATGTCCAAGCTAAGGACAAGGGCCCGTCTGCCGTGGCAGTTCATTGCAAAGTTCTGGTGAACGTTTTGGATAAAAACGACAACCTTCCAGAGGTCATCTTGACGTCAGTGTCCACACCTGTGCAGGAGGACGCGCCCCCGGGAACGGTGATTGCTGTCATCAGCGTAATGGACAAAGACTCGGGTGAGAACGGGAACGTGGACTGTGAGATCCCCCACCACGTCCCGTTTCAGCTCCATTCCTCCTTTAAGAACTACTATACTTTAGTAACTTGTGATTTTCTGGATAGAGAGGCCGTGGCAGAGTACAACATCACACTTACAGCTCGAGATATGGGCTCTCCGCCTTTATTCACGAGGAAAACAATCTTAGTTGAAGTGTCTGATGTGAATGACAACGCGCCCCACTTCAAACAGCcctcatatactgtatatttgaccGAGAATAACGCGCCAGGAGCATCAATTTGCTCGGTGACTGCGCTGGATCCAGATTCAGGTCAGAACGCATACCTCTCCTATTCTATACTGGAAGGTGACATACAGGGAATGCCCGTGTCCACTTATGTGTCCATAAACTCAGACAACGGGAACATTTACGCGCTGCGATCCTTTGATCACGAACAACTTAAAAACTTTCAGATCATGGTACAAGCTCAGGACGCGGGGTTTCCGCCTCTGAACAGCAACGTCTCAGTGAACATTTTTATCTTGGACCAAAACGACAATGCGCCCGTGATAGTGTCACCCGTTTCGCATAATGGCACTGCGCCCAGCGAGGCAGTGCCCAGATCAGTTGACGCGGGTTACCTTGTCACCAAAATAAACGCAGTGGACCCGGACGCGGGTCAAAACTCGCGACTTTTTTATCAGCTGCTCCAAGCGACAGACCCGAGCTTGTTCAGCATTGCTCTGTACACAGGCGAAATCAGGACGATACGCCAGTTAGTGGAGAAAGACGCCACTAGGCACAGACTGGTCATTCTGGTGAAGGACAATGGTCAGCCGCCCCTCTCGGCCACAGTTTCCAtcatcctgtcagtggttgacAGCTTGCCAGATTCGCAGCCCGATTTGGGCGACCTGTCACTAAGCCCGCATCACAGCTCCAACTTCACCCTGTACTTAATCGTGTCTCTGGGCGCAGTTTCCTTCACATTTCTGGTGGCTATCATCGTCCTCGTCGCAGTGCGGAGACTGAAGGGCAGAGCGTCCAACAAAGAGTCCAACTTCCCCGCCGTcagtcgctgctgctgctgctgctcccgcTCAGAAATATCCACCACCACGGAGGTGTTCAAAAAGTCCAACTTAAACCTCCGGATGTCCACGGGCGCGTCCGGCTGCGCGGAGGCGAACGGCAACAGCGCGCTCCCTCAAGTGTACTGCTACAAGATGTGCCTGACGCCAGAGTCGTCCAAAAGCGACTTCATGTTCCTCAAGCCGTGCAGCCCGGTTATGTCAGTTCAGCAGAACAACGCCAAGAGCACAGATTACCTGACTTCTGGCTGGAGCGCACTGGACCGTAACGAGCTGTCCAACAACAGAGCGGCAACTCCAAACGAG ATTAAGTACTCAAACAAGGACTGGACGTGGACCAAGAACCAACACAATTCGGCATATAAGAG GTATAGCTCAGCGAATATGGAAGGCACGCTATCGCGCCCACAAAAATACGACAGTGATGGCTTTTCTTGCTCCGTGGCGCCACAATACTGGACCTGGGGAAACCACATGAAAG ACTGCAAGTTATCTCTTCAAGAGGCAGCGGTTCCTAACTACTCATGGACGCCGAAGTACACTCAGCCCCACTCTGAAGCGCCAGACTACCAGCACAACGTCTATATCCCCGGCACCACATCCGGCTACAGCACCCTAAAGCCGGCACCCAGGGGAGAACTGGACATGTACAACACCTTCTCCACTTTCGGGAAGAAAAAGAGATTCATCTCAAACTATGAACAGTCCTTTGATGATGGTATCATAAGCAATTCCATCTTTAAATAA
- the LOC125021114 gene encoding protocadherin alpha-C2-like isoform X3: MARVISPLRTRLVVAVITFTALWGFALSINRYSVPEEMEEGSFVANLATDLGLDVRSLLERNAKLDVIHSKNYLDINKDTGELVIREKMDRESICMTKTTSCFLKMDVILSNPVRIFNIELEIMDINDNAPVFRRRTMHLDISEATPPGERFSLTNAVDADVGANSIKTYYLSESKYFNIDIQTGSDGSKYVDLVLRGNLDREEHAVHNLILTAVDGGVPPRSGTASIIINVLDINDNAPLFSQPVFAVNVSENSAVGTVVMTLNATDLDEGTNAELIYSYTLYTSEKTQEIFSLDPNSGEIKVKGVIDYEESQSFEMHIQAQDRGANPLSGHCKVMVFITDLNDNYPEVTIKSMKSALTEDVSVGTLIAVVSVSDRDSGANGEVELTLNRQETLPFLLNKSSEGYFELLVSKPLDREIISKYDITFRVTDKGLPPLSENETIILEILDINDNAPTFPQSFYTIHVVENNLPGALLTSLIAYDPDLHENQYLVYFIMEKEIVNTSMSMLFSINPENGDLYALKTFDYEREREFLFHIEARDSGVPPLSSNVTVHIIILDQNDNTPLIVSPWRAQGSVVEEVIPRSTDKGHLIAKVIAIDADSEQNARVTYQLLQISDSTLFSLDQYNGEIRTTRMFSYRDPRQQRLVIVAKDNGQPSLSATVTIKISTVEHVMSFSETTELPLEYDVFTDLNLYLVIGLGAVSFLLLITILVIIVLKCQKPKPKAIKIPPANRNSVISRNSVISQRSSTIADSTLISSDAYWYSLFLAETRKGKVVVRQPIIPKGAGYFVSSIPRSIGPSETTDSRASTLEYSK; this comes from the exons ATGGCGCGCGTAATTTCACCTTTACGGACACGATTAGTCGTGGCTGTTATTACGTTCACTGCACTGTGGGGATTTGCGCTCTCCATAAATCGCTACTCTGTACCGGAGGAAATGGAAGAGGGTTCCTTTGTTGCTAATCTGGCCACAGATCTGGGTCTGGACGTTCGCAGTTTGCTGGAGCGCAACGCCAAGCTCGATGTCATTCACAGCAAAAATTACCTTGACATCAACAAAGACACGGGGGAGCTGGTCATCCGCGAGAAGATGGACCGGGAGAGCATATGCATGACTAAGACCACCTCGTGCTTTCTGAAAATGGATGTCATCCTCTCGAACCCCGTTCGCATATTTAACATCGAGCTAGAGATCATGGACATCAATGACAACGCGCCAGTGTTTCGCAGAAGGACAATGCACTTGGACATATCTGAGGCAACCCCTCCCGGTGAGAGATTCTCGCTGACAAACGCCGTGGATGCGGATGTGGGAGCGAATTCGATCAAGACCTACTATCTGAGTGAAAGCAAATACTTCAACATTGACATCCAGACCGGCAGCGATGGTTCAAAATATGTAGATTTGGTGCTCCGCGGTAATTTGGACAGAGAAGAGCACGCAGTTCATAATCTGATTTTAACCGCTGTGGATGGAGGGGTGCCTCCCCGCTCCGGAACAGCCAGCATCATTATTAACGTGCTGGATATCAATGACAACGCCCCCCTGTTCAGTCAGCCAGTGTTTGCAGTCAATGTCTCAGAGAACTCGGCAGTAGGCACAGTAGTTATGACCTTAAACGCAACAGACTTGGATGAAGGCACAAACGCCGAGCTGATCTACTCATACACACTTTACACCTCAGAGAAGACACAAGAGATCTTCTCCCTTGATCCCAACTCTGGTGAGATCAAGGTGAAGGGTGTGATCGACTATGAGGAGAGTCAAAGTTTTGAGATGCACATACAGGCCCAGGATAGAGGGGCAAACCCTCTGTCAGGACACTGTAAAGTGATGGTGTTCATAACAGATCTGAATGATAACTACCCAGAGGTGACCATCAAGTCTATGAAAAGTGCACTGACTGAAGATGTCTCTGTAGGGACACTGATTGCAGTGGTAAGCGTCAGCGACAGGGACTCTGGAGCCAACGGTGAAGTGGAGCTCACCTTGAATCGTCAAGAAACCTTACCGTTCCTCCTCAACAAATCCTCAGAGGGTTACTTTGAACTGCTGGTGTCAAAGCCGTTGGATAGAGAGATAATAAGCAAATACGACATCACGTTTAGAGTGACAGACAAAGGCTTGCCACCCTTATCTGAGAACGAGACCATCATTTTAGAGATCCTCGATATCAATGACAATGCGCCCACGTTCCCCCAGTCCTTTTACACAATCCATGTTGTGGAGAATAATCTACCAGGGGCTTTATTGACATCTCTAATTGCATATGACCCAGATCTCCATGAGAATCAGTACTTAGTATACTTCATCATGGAGAAGGAGATTGTTAACACGTCCATGTCAATGCTGTTCTCCATCAATCCAGAGAACGGTGATCTTTATGCCCTGAAGACCTTTGATtatgaaagagagagggaattCCTTTTCCACATCGAGGCTAGAGACTCTGGCGTTCCTCCGTTGAGCAGCAATGTGACAGTTCATATTATCATCTTGGACCAGAATGACAACACTCCCCTCATAGTGTCACCTTGGCGAGCGCAGGGTTCAGTCGTAGAGGAGGTGATACCGAGGTCCACAGATAAGGGACACCTGATAGCCAAAGTGATCGCCATTGATGCGGACTCTGAGCAGAACGCCAGGGTCACATACCAGCTTCTGCAGATCAGTGACTCAACCCTCTTCAGTCTGGATCAGTACAACGGCGAAATCCGGACAACGAGAATGTTCAGCTACAGAGACCCAAGACAACAGAGACTAGTAATTGTTGCCAAAGACAACGGCCAGCCTTCTCTTTCTGCTACCGTCACCATCAAGATATCAACAGTAGAACACGTCATGTCGTTTTCGGAAACTACCGAGTTACCACTAGAATATGACGTCTTCACAGACCTAAACCTGTACTTGGTGATTGGTTTAGGAGCGGTGTCCTTCCTGCTACTGATAACCATCTTGGTTATTATTGTGCTCAAGTGTCAAAAACCAAAGCCAAAGGCCATCAAGATCCCCCCCGCCAATAGGAACAGCGTGATCAGCAGGAACAGCGTGATCAGCCAGAGGAGCTCCACCATCGCAGATTCCACCCTGATCTCCAGTGATGCCTACTGGTACAGCTTGTTCCTCGCAGAGACCAGGAAGGGAAAAGTGGTCGTCAGACAGCCCATAATCCCCAAAGGAGCTGGGTATTTTGTATCCAGTATACCTAGGAGCATAGGGCCAAGTGAGACGACAGACTCCAGAGCATCCACACTGGAG TACTCAAAATGA
- the LOC125021114 gene encoding protocadherin alpha-C2-like isoform X1 — protein MARVISPLRTRLVVAVITFTALWGFALSINRYSVPEEMEEGSFVANLATDLGLDVRSLLERNAKLDVIHSKNYLDINKDTGELVIREKMDRESICMTKTTSCFLKMDVILSNPVRIFNIELEIMDINDNAPVFRRRTMHLDISEATPPGERFSLTNAVDADVGANSIKTYYLSESKYFNIDIQTGSDGSKYVDLVLRGNLDREEHAVHNLILTAVDGGVPPRSGTASIIINVLDINDNAPLFSQPVFAVNVSENSAVGTVVMTLNATDLDEGTNAELIYSYTLYTSEKTQEIFSLDPNSGEIKVKGVIDYEESQSFEMHIQAQDRGANPLSGHCKVMVFITDLNDNYPEVTIKSMKSALTEDVSVGTLIAVVSVSDRDSGANGEVELTLNRQETLPFLLNKSSEGYFELLVSKPLDREIISKYDITFRVTDKGLPPLSENETIILEILDINDNAPTFPQSFYTIHVVENNLPGALLTSLIAYDPDLHENQYLVYFIMEKEIVNTSMSMLFSINPENGDLYALKTFDYEREREFLFHIEARDSGVPPLSSNVTVHIIILDQNDNTPLIVSPWRAQGSVVEEVIPRSTDKGHLIAKVIAIDADSEQNARVTYQLLQISDSTLFSLDQYNGEIRTTRMFSYRDPRQQRLVIVAKDNGQPSLSATVTIKISTVEHVMSFSETTELPLEYDVFTDLNLYLVIGLGAVSFLLLITILVIIVLKCQKPKPKAIKIPPANRNSVISRNSVISQRSSTIADSTLISSDAYWYSLFLAETRKGKVVVRQPIIPKGAGYFVSSIPRSIGPSETTDSRASTLEQEPRRELP, from the exons ATGGCGCGCGTAATTTCACCTTTACGGACACGATTAGTCGTGGCTGTTATTACGTTCACTGCACTGTGGGGATTTGCGCTCTCCATAAATCGCTACTCTGTACCGGAGGAAATGGAAGAGGGTTCCTTTGTTGCTAATCTGGCCACAGATCTGGGTCTGGACGTTCGCAGTTTGCTGGAGCGCAACGCCAAGCTCGATGTCATTCACAGCAAAAATTACCTTGACATCAACAAAGACACGGGGGAGCTGGTCATCCGCGAGAAGATGGACCGGGAGAGCATATGCATGACTAAGACCACCTCGTGCTTTCTGAAAATGGATGTCATCCTCTCGAACCCCGTTCGCATATTTAACATCGAGCTAGAGATCATGGACATCAATGACAACGCGCCAGTGTTTCGCAGAAGGACAATGCACTTGGACATATCTGAGGCAACCCCTCCCGGTGAGAGATTCTCGCTGACAAACGCCGTGGATGCGGATGTGGGAGCGAATTCGATCAAGACCTACTATCTGAGTGAAAGCAAATACTTCAACATTGACATCCAGACCGGCAGCGATGGTTCAAAATATGTAGATTTGGTGCTCCGCGGTAATTTGGACAGAGAAGAGCACGCAGTTCATAATCTGATTTTAACCGCTGTGGATGGAGGGGTGCCTCCCCGCTCCGGAACAGCCAGCATCATTATTAACGTGCTGGATATCAATGACAACGCCCCCCTGTTCAGTCAGCCAGTGTTTGCAGTCAATGTCTCAGAGAACTCGGCAGTAGGCACAGTAGTTATGACCTTAAACGCAACAGACTTGGATGAAGGCACAAACGCCGAGCTGATCTACTCATACACACTTTACACCTCAGAGAAGACACAAGAGATCTTCTCCCTTGATCCCAACTCTGGTGAGATCAAGGTGAAGGGTGTGATCGACTATGAGGAGAGTCAAAGTTTTGAGATGCACATACAGGCCCAGGATAGAGGGGCAAACCCTCTGTCAGGACACTGTAAAGTGATGGTGTTCATAACAGATCTGAATGATAACTACCCAGAGGTGACCATCAAGTCTATGAAAAGTGCACTGACTGAAGATGTCTCTGTAGGGACACTGATTGCAGTGGTAAGCGTCAGCGACAGGGACTCTGGAGCCAACGGTGAAGTGGAGCTCACCTTGAATCGTCAAGAAACCTTACCGTTCCTCCTCAACAAATCCTCAGAGGGTTACTTTGAACTGCTGGTGTCAAAGCCGTTGGATAGAGAGATAATAAGCAAATACGACATCACGTTTAGAGTGACAGACAAAGGCTTGCCACCCTTATCTGAGAACGAGACCATCATTTTAGAGATCCTCGATATCAATGACAATGCGCCCACGTTCCCCCAGTCCTTTTACACAATCCATGTTGTGGAGAATAATCTACCAGGGGCTTTATTGACATCTCTAATTGCATATGACCCAGATCTCCATGAGAATCAGTACTTAGTATACTTCATCATGGAGAAGGAGATTGTTAACACGTCCATGTCAATGCTGTTCTCCATCAATCCAGAGAACGGTGATCTTTATGCCCTGAAGACCTTTGATtatgaaagagagagggaattCCTTTTCCACATCGAGGCTAGAGACTCTGGCGTTCCTCCGTTGAGCAGCAATGTGACAGTTCATATTATCATCTTGGACCAGAATGACAACACTCCCCTCATAGTGTCACCTTGGCGAGCGCAGGGTTCAGTCGTAGAGGAGGTGATACCGAGGTCCACAGATAAGGGACACCTGATAGCCAAAGTGATCGCCATTGATGCGGACTCTGAGCAGAACGCCAGGGTCACATACCAGCTTCTGCAGATCAGTGACTCAACCCTCTTCAGTCTGGATCAGTACAACGGCGAAATCCGGACAACGAGAATGTTCAGCTACAGAGACCCAAGACAACAGAGACTAGTAATTGTTGCCAAAGACAACGGCCAGCCTTCTCTTTCTGCTACCGTCACCATCAAGATATCAACAGTAGAACACGTCATGTCGTTTTCGGAAACTACCGAGTTACCACTAGAATATGACGTCTTCACAGACCTAAACCTGTACTTGGTGATTGGTTTAGGAGCGGTGTCCTTCCTGCTACTGATAACCATCTTGGTTATTATTGTGCTCAAGTGTCAAAAACCAAAGCCAAAGGCCATCAAGATCCCCCCCGCCAATAGGAACAGCGTGATCAGCAGGAACAGCGTGATCAGCCAGAGGAGCTCCACCATCGCAGATTCCACCCTGATCTCCAGTGATGCCTACTGGTACAGCTTGTTCCTCGCAGAGACCAGGAAGGGAAAAGTGGTCGTCAGACAGCCCATAATCCCCAAAGGAGCTGGGTATTTTGTATCCAGTATACCTAGGAGCATAGGGCCAAGTGAGACGACAGACTCCAGAGCATCCACACTGGAG CAGGAGCCCAGAAGAGAACTGCCATGA
- the LOC125021114 gene encoding protocadherin alpha-C2-like isoform X2, with translation MARVISPLRTRLVVAVITFTALWGFALSINRYSVPEEMEEGSFVANLATDLGLDVRSLLERNAKLDVIHSKNYLDINKDTGELVIREKMDRESICMTKTTSCFLKMDVILSNPVRIFNIELEIMDINDNAPVFRRRTMHLDISEATPPGERFSLTNAVDADVGANSIKTYYLSESKYFNIDIQTGSDGSKYVDLVLRGNLDREEHAVHNLILTAVDGGVPPRSGTASIIINVLDINDNAPLFSQPVFAVNVSENSAVGTVVMTLNATDLDEGTNAELIYSYTLYTSEKTQEIFSLDPNSGEIKVKGVIDYEESQSFEMHIQAQDRGANPLSGHCKVMVFITDLNDNYPEVTIKSMKSALTEDVSVGTLIAVVSVSDRDSGANGEVELTLNRQETLPFLLNKSSEGYFELLVSKPLDREIISKYDITFRVTDKGLPPLSENETIILEILDINDNAPTFPQSFYTIHVVENNLPGALLTSLIAYDPDLHENQYLVYFIMEKEIVNTSMSMLFSINPENGDLYALKTFDYEREREFLFHIEARDSGVPPLSSNVTVHIIILDQNDNTPLIVSPWRAQGSVVEEVIPRSTDKGHLIAKVIAIDADSEQNARVTYQLLQISDSTLFSLDQYNGEIRTTRMFSYRDPRQQRLVIVAKDNGQPSLSATVTIKISTVEHVMSFSETTELPLEYDVFTDLNLYLVIGLGAVSFLLLITILVIIVLKCQKPKPKAIKIPPANRNSVISRNSVISQRSSTIADSTLISSDAYWYSLFLAETRKGKVVVRQPIIPKGAGYFVSSIPRSIGPSETTDSRASTLEEPRRELP, from the exons ATGGCGCGCGTAATTTCACCTTTACGGACACGATTAGTCGTGGCTGTTATTACGTTCACTGCACTGTGGGGATTTGCGCTCTCCATAAATCGCTACTCTGTACCGGAGGAAATGGAAGAGGGTTCCTTTGTTGCTAATCTGGCCACAGATCTGGGTCTGGACGTTCGCAGTTTGCTGGAGCGCAACGCCAAGCTCGATGTCATTCACAGCAAAAATTACCTTGACATCAACAAAGACACGGGGGAGCTGGTCATCCGCGAGAAGATGGACCGGGAGAGCATATGCATGACTAAGACCACCTCGTGCTTTCTGAAAATGGATGTCATCCTCTCGAACCCCGTTCGCATATTTAACATCGAGCTAGAGATCATGGACATCAATGACAACGCGCCAGTGTTTCGCAGAAGGACAATGCACTTGGACATATCTGAGGCAACCCCTCCCGGTGAGAGATTCTCGCTGACAAACGCCGTGGATGCGGATGTGGGAGCGAATTCGATCAAGACCTACTATCTGAGTGAAAGCAAATACTTCAACATTGACATCCAGACCGGCAGCGATGGTTCAAAATATGTAGATTTGGTGCTCCGCGGTAATTTGGACAGAGAAGAGCACGCAGTTCATAATCTGATTTTAACCGCTGTGGATGGAGGGGTGCCTCCCCGCTCCGGAACAGCCAGCATCATTATTAACGTGCTGGATATCAATGACAACGCCCCCCTGTTCAGTCAGCCAGTGTTTGCAGTCAATGTCTCAGAGAACTCGGCAGTAGGCACAGTAGTTATGACCTTAAACGCAACAGACTTGGATGAAGGCACAAACGCCGAGCTGATCTACTCATACACACTTTACACCTCAGAGAAGACACAAGAGATCTTCTCCCTTGATCCCAACTCTGGTGAGATCAAGGTGAAGGGTGTGATCGACTATGAGGAGAGTCAAAGTTTTGAGATGCACATACAGGCCCAGGATAGAGGGGCAAACCCTCTGTCAGGACACTGTAAAGTGATGGTGTTCATAACAGATCTGAATGATAACTACCCAGAGGTGACCATCAAGTCTATGAAAAGTGCACTGACTGAAGATGTCTCTGTAGGGACACTGATTGCAGTGGTAAGCGTCAGCGACAGGGACTCTGGAGCCAACGGTGAAGTGGAGCTCACCTTGAATCGTCAAGAAACCTTACCGTTCCTCCTCAACAAATCCTCAGAGGGTTACTTTGAACTGCTGGTGTCAAAGCCGTTGGATAGAGAGATAATAAGCAAATACGACATCACGTTTAGAGTGACAGACAAAGGCTTGCCACCCTTATCTGAGAACGAGACCATCATTTTAGAGATCCTCGATATCAATGACAATGCGCCCACGTTCCCCCAGTCCTTTTACACAATCCATGTTGTGGAGAATAATCTACCAGGGGCTTTATTGACATCTCTAATTGCATATGACCCAGATCTCCATGAGAATCAGTACTTAGTATACTTCATCATGGAGAAGGAGATTGTTAACACGTCCATGTCAATGCTGTTCTCCATCAATCCAGAGAACGGTGATCTTTATGCCCTGAAGACCTTTGATtatgaaagagagagggaattCCTTTTCCACATCGAGGCTAGAGACTCTGGCGTTCCTCCGTTGAGCAGCAATGTGACAGTTCATATTATCATCTTGGACCAGAATGACAACACTCCCCTCATAGTGTCACCTTGGCGAGCGCAGGGTTCAGTCGTAGAGGAGGTGATACCGAGGTCCACAGATAAGGGACACCTGATAGCCAAAGTGATCGCCATTGATGCGGACTCTGAGCAGAACGCCAGGGTCACATACCAGCTTCTGCAGATCAGTGACTCAACCCTCTTCAGTCTGGATCAGTACAACGGCGAAATCCGGACAACGAGAATGTTCAGCTACAGAGACCCAAGACAACAGAGACTAGTAATTGTTGCCAAAGACAACGGCCAGCCTTCTCTTTCTGCTACCGTCACCATCAAGATATCAACAGTAGAACACGTCATGTCGTTTTCGGAAACTACCGAGTTACCACTAGAATATGACGTCTTCACAGACCTAAACCTGTACTTGGTGATTGGTTTAGGAGCGGTGTCCTTCCTGCTACTGATAACCATCTTGGTTATTATTGTGCTCAAGTGTCAAAAACCAAAGCCAAAGGCCATCAAGATCCCCCCCGCCAATAGGAACAGCGTGATCAGCAGGAACAGCGTGATCAGCCAGAGGAGCTCCACCATCGCAGATTCCACCCTGATCTCCAGTGATGCCTACTGGTACAGCTTGTTCCTCGCAGAGACCAGGAAGGGAAAAGTGGTCGTCAGACAGCCCATAATCCCCAAAGGAGCTGGGTATTTTGTATCCAGTATACCTAGGAGCATAGGGCCAAGTGAGACGACAGACTCCAGAGCATCCACACTGGAG GAGCCCAGAAGAGAACTGCCATGA